One region of Bacteroidota bacterium genomic DNA includes:
- a CDS encoding DUF2461 domain-containing protein, whose translation MLSDLIQSPFLGFSEETLKFLKSLQNKKNNNKAWFEKHRDEYESYLKEPMKNLIDTLAPELAKIDKDIIFNYKSIFRINRDIRFSKDKTPYKTHYAAAFCFERIKKAELPHVYFHLEPGELIIAAGQYSMDPVNLKKIRYKIYSEFDDYLSIIEDKKFKKLYGDVAGVKQVRPSKDYAEVTDKKLEETLKMKQFYVFKSYKPELAFEPSFIDLLIEHAKVSHDFVKFLWEAIK comes from the coding sequence ATGCTATCAGATTTAATTCAATCTCCTTTCCTGGGATTCTCGGAAGAAACGCTGAAATTCCTAAAATCACTTCAAAATAAAAAGAATAATAATAAAGCCTGGTTTGAAAAACATCGTGACGAGTACGAATCTTATCTGAAAGAACCTATGAAGAATTTAATAGACACCCTTGCTCCCGAGCTTGCCAAAATTGATAAGGATATTATTTTTAATTATAAATCTATTTTCAGAATAAACCGCGATATCAGATTTTCAAAAGATAAAACTCCGTACAAGACTCATTATGCAGCAGCATTCTGCTTCGAAAGAATAAAAAAAGCCGAACTGCCTCATGTTTATTTTCATCTTGAGCCCGGAGAATTGATAATTGCTGCAGGGCAATACAGCATGGACCCGGTCAATCTGAAAAAAATCAGATACAAAATTTATTCAGAGTTCGATGATTATCTATCAATAATAGAAGATAAAAAATTTAAAAAGCTTTATGGTGATGTGGCGGGAGTAAAACAGGTAAGACCTTCAAAAGATTATGCTGAAGTCACTGATAAAAAGCTTGAAGAGACTTTAAAGATGAAACAGTTTTATGTATTTAAATCTTACAAGCCTGAACTCGCATTTGAACCGTCATTTATAGATTTATTAATAGAGCATGCAAAAGTAAGCCATGACTTCGTAAAATTTTTGTGGGAAGCGATAAAGTGA
- the truA gene encoding tRNA pseudouridine(38-40) synthase TruA gives MKKFKFYIEYDGTGYSGWQKQKNAKSIQETISNVIIEIFKNSKGQSKFIDFQGSGRTDAGVHAYEQVAHLECETMLAPEILKMKINDELPANINIFEIEKADERFHARHSAKSRQYVYRISKRRNAFEKKYCWWIKDKLDVNSMGKAASEMIGMHDFVSFSEKNKEDKSTKCLVENLEVTQDENFIYIRIRASHFLWKMVRRIVGTLVEVGRGNLKSNDIKNFLLKPNTEPALFTAPPSGLFLEKIFY, from the coding sequence GTGAAAAAATTCAAGTTTTACATTGAGTACGACGGCACAGGATACTCAGGCTGGCAGAAGCAAAAAAATGCAAAATCAATTCAGGAAACAATTTCAAATGTAATAATTGAAATTTTTAAGAACAGCAAAGGTCAAAGCAAGTTTATAGATTTTCAGGGCTCGGGCAGAACTGATGCAGGAGTGCATGCATATGAACAAGTCGCTCACTTAGAATGTGAAACAATGCTTGCTCCTGAAATTTTGAAAATGAAAATAAATGATGAGCTGCCCGCAAACATAAACATTTTTGAAATAGAAAAAGCAGATGAAAGATTCCATGCGAGGCACTCGGCAAAATCACGGCAATATGTTTACAGAATTTCCAAAAGAAGAAACGCCTTTGAAAAAAAGTACTGCTGGTGGATTAAGGACAAACTTGATGTAAATTCAATGGGCAAGGCAGCAAGTGAAATGATAGGCATGCATGATTTTGTTTCCTTCTCTGAAAAAAATAAAGAAGATAAATCAACAAAATGTCTCGTTGAAAACCTTGAAGTCACTCAGGATGAAAATTTTATTTACATTAGAATAAGAGCTTCGCATTTTTTATGGAAGATGGTTAGAAGAATAGTTGGAACGCTTGTTGAGGTCGGAAGAGGAAATCTGAAATCAAATGATATTAAGAATTTTTTGTTAAAACCAAATACTGAACCTGCCTTATTTACTGCTCCCCCGTCAGGTTTATTTTTAGAAAAGATATTTTATTAA
- the nhaA gene encoding Na+/H+ antiporter NhaA has product MSSGNLPEVVKSAPIDTLIRPFKRFIQIEASSGIILIIITIISLILANTTLKEFYHHLLETKFLVGFGTYVLNMDLEHWINDGLMAIFFFVVGLEIKREMLTGELSSLKKSSFPIFAALGGMIFPALIYSVLNWGHDYEMKGWGIPMATDIAFSLGILSLLGNRVPLSLKIFLTAFAIVDDLGAVIVIAVFYTANLSLISLGIGGIILLLMFICNFLHVRHPAVYLILGIGLWLAMLNSGVHATIAGVLASLTIPTKAKIDVKDFVTKSRNIIDKVEDKKIAQEDITNNIEDLEDYTEKVLPLSNRMEHDLHLWVAFLIMPIFAFANAGVTLEQNILSSVTNNVTLGIILGLFLGKQIGITLFCWLAVKMKLADLPEGTDWKMIYGTALLGGIGFTMSLFISSLAFTNPEIIADSKIGILCASLISAIMGYFILKKSLNTKA; this is encoded by the coding sequence ATGAGCTCAGGAAATCTCCCCGAAGTAGTTAAAAGCGCGCCAATAGATACTTTAATTAGACCATTTAAAAGGTTTATACAGATTGAAGCTTCCAGCGGAATAATATTAATTATAATAACTATAATTTCCTTAATACTCGCCAATACTACATTAAAAGAATTTTATCACCATCTGCTGGAAACAAAATTTCTCGTAGGGTTTGGTACCTATGTTCTGAATATGGATTTGGAGCATTGGATCAACGATGGCCTTATGGCAATTTTTTTCTTTGTTGTCGGCCTTGAGATAAAAAGGGAAATGCTTACCGGCGAACTCTCTTCACTTAAAAAATCTTCGTTCCCCATCTTTGCAGCTCTGGGCGGAATGATTTTTCCGGCATTAATTTACTCTGTACTTAACTGGGGACATGACTATGAGATGAAGGGCTGGGGAATCCCAATGGCGACTGATATTGCTTTCTCACTGGGAATTTTATCTCTGCTCGGTAACCGCGTACCGCTTTCTTTGAAAATATTTTTAACAGCTTTCGCAATAGTTGATGATCTTGGAGCGGTAATTGTTATTGCAGTTTTTTACACTGCTAATTTGTCATTGATAAGTTTAGGTATAGGAGGGATAATTTTATTATTGATGTTCATATGTAATTTTCTACACGTAAGACATCCTGCCGTATATTTAATTTTAGGAATAGGTTTGTGGCTGGCTATGCTGAACTCCGGAGTGCACGCAACTATTGCTGGAGTTCTGGCTTCATTAACAATCCCCACTAAAGCTAAAATAGATGTAAAAGATTTTGTAACTAAGTCCAGAAATATAATTGATAAAGTTGAAGATAAAAAAATTGCACAGGAAGATATTACAAATAATATAGAGGACCTTGAAGATTATACAGAAAAAGTCCTGCCTCTCTCCAACAGAATGGAGCATGATCTTCATCTGTGGGTTGCTTTTTTGATAATGCCGATATTCGCATTTGCCAATGCAGGTGTAACTCTTGAGCAGAATATTTTATCTTCTGTTACCAATAATGTTACTTTAGGTATTATACTTGGTTTATTTCTGGGAAAGCAGATTGGCATTACTTTATTCTGCTGGCTTGCTGTAAAAATGAAATTGGCAGATCTGCCCGAAGGCACTGACTGGAAAATGATTTACGGAACTGCTTTATTGGGAGGAATCGGATTTACAATGTCACTCTTTATTTCATCGCTTGCATTTACAAATCCTGAAATAATTGCAGATTCCAAAATAGGTATTTTGTGCGCTTCACTTATTTCAGCAATTATGGGGTATTTTATTTTAAAAAAGAGTTTAAACACTAAAGCATAA
- a CDS encoding DUF3667 domain-containing protein — MESANKNNKEYCRACGALLHGKFCSECGEKRFDKKDLSMQKIFLQGVDVFTHLDSKIFKSVKLLITKPGLLAKEYCSGIKVKYAKPLQLFFLINVVYFLLLSLGGFNTFTTPLNVHMNSSWHKALAKSMVEHKMEAKKITLDDYRIKFDSKVNVLSKSLVLIIAPLLSLMFGLLFITKKKTYPENFIFALSFLSWILILNIAFQSVFLLSTYTFDKLLNIDLRSFFTDDLVSIILFVLIGVYSFYAIKKFYDEKRGIAFIKALITPFGFLLVLFVYRFILFLLTYYTT, encoded by the coding sequence TTGGAATCAGCTAACAAAAATAACAAAGAATACTGCCGCGCATGCGGAGCGTTACTGCACGGAAAATTCTGCTCGGAATGCGGCGAGAAAAGATTTGATAAGAAAGATCTTTCAATGCAGAAAATTTTCTTGCAGGGTGTAGATGTTTTCACACATTTAGATTCCAAAATTTTTAAGAGTGTAAAACTGCTCATTACAAAACCGGGCTTACTTGCAAAAGAATATTGCTCGGGCATAAAAGTAAAGTATGCGAAACCACTTCAGTTATTCTTTCTCATTAACGTCGTTTATTTCCTGCTTCTATCACTGGGAGGATTTAATACTTTTACCACTCCTTTAAATGTTCACATGAACAGCTCATGGCATAAAGCACTTGCGAAATCAATGGTAGAGCATAAAATGGAAGCAAAAAAAATTACCCTTGATGATTATCGGATAAAATTCGATTCTAAGGTGAATGTACTGTCAAAATCACTTGTCTTAATTATTGCTCCTTTACTTTCGCTGATGTTTGGTTTATTATTCATAACCAAGAAAAAAACTTATCCTGAAAACTTTATATTCGCTCTTAGCTTTCTTTCATGGATATTAATTTTAAACATAGCTTTTCAATCTGTATTTCTCCTATCAACATATACCTTTGATAAATTATTGAATATTGACCTGCGGTCATTTTTCACAGATGATTTAGTTTCAATAATTCTTTTTGTTCTTATAGGTGTATATTCATTTTATGCTATAAAAAAATTTTATGATGAAAAACGCGGGATTGCATTCATTAAAGCTTTAATAACTCCGTTTGGATTTCTGCTTGTCCTATTCGTTTACAGATTTATTTTATTTTTACTTACATACTACACAACATAA